In Arachis hypogaea cultivar Tifrunner chromosome 17, arahy.Tifrunner.gnm2.J5K5, whole genome shotgun sequence, a single window of DNA contains:
- the LOC112762586 gene encoding uncharacterized protein isoform X2 → MIAKCASPIPIAIAVPSSHSHRPSLRPINIIIKCSASSSTSSNINSSEHLRSQLDHLHAEANTTTTKANNARMRLLRLSEAAEKLQKQAAISIQRGDENGAREMLFQRKKVLQALEKSKSRIELLDELSTKLSEFQAISLKESQLIGSTMNMEDTIEDASSPIRIVAPSEEVQGDFSEDDSEPNTMNFSDIQGNQLDDEEAVNILGSLSNDSWNEDNTVSCLSVTSAYDEFLENIDKKLDEIEAELVTVLNVSTLVLDSEERPKNSRLQQTTELLESIRTIRQRIASINVSQRQN, encoded by the exons ATGATAGCGAAGTGTGCCTCACCCATTCCCATTGCCATTGCTGTTCCCAGCAGCCATAGCCACAGACCTTCACTGAGGcccatcaacatcatcatcaagtgctctgcttcttcttcaacttcaTCAAATATCAACAGTTCTGAACACCTTCGTTCTCAGCTCGATCATCTTCATGCTGAAGCGAACACCACCACTACCAAGG CAAATAATGCTAGAATGAGGCTCCTGCGGCTGTCAGAAGCTGCAGAGAAGCTCCAAAAACAAGCAGCTATAAGCATTCAGAGGGGAGATGAAAATGGTGCGAGGGAAATGCTTTTCCAGAGGAAGAAGGTGTTGCAAGCTCTGGAAAAGTCTAAAAGCCGTATCGAATTGCTTGATGAGCTATCCACAAAGCTAAGTGAG TTTCAGGCAATATCTTTGAAAGAAAGTCAGCTCATTGGGTCCACAATGAACATGGAAGACACAATAGAAGATGCTTCAAGTCCCATTCGAATTGTTGCACCATCGGAGGAGGTTCAAGGAGATTTCTCCGAGGATGACTCAGAACCAAACACAATGAATTTCAGTGATATTCAAGGGAACCAACTAGATGATGAGGAGGCTGTGAATATTCTGGGATCACTTAGCAATGACAGTTGGAATGAAGACAATACTGTTAGCTGCTTGTCAGTTACATCTGCTTATGACGAATTCCTGGAAAATATAGATAAAAAGCTTGACGAAATTGAAGCTGAACTAGTTACTGTTTTGAATGTCTCAACGTTGGTTCTGGACAGTGAAGAGAGACCAAAAAATTCCAGGTTGCAACAAACAACAGAACTTCTCGAGAGCATCCGCACAATAAGACAGAG AATTGCAAGTATCAATGTATCACAGAGGCAAAACTGA
- the LOC112762585 gene encoding two-pore potassium channel 3 yields the protein MLSSLCMSPFSSKGEEAHSPPSTRTSHHELCLHDHALTAPSLSQSTSPYINLLENLSITKRMTAHRSRSAPAVLFTDTGIDFHEPSEPRPIQNSSTLMVRVSFISVFLYLAIGVAVYMINGSFKGTTTLKLIDAIYFTVVTLSTIGFGDIVPDATSTKIFTCGFILVGFGLTGFLLSGLVEYICDTQEAFTLSMMDENRYKRILWTYIVDEEKGRMRIRTKVSLALVVVIVCIATGAVTAHFLEGMDWIDSFYLSITSVTTVGYGDYAFKTVTGRCFAIIWLLVSTLAVARAFLYLTDYSMHKRKRKVAKLVLHKKITMSDLVAADLDNDGSISKSEFLIYKLKEMGKITEIDILQISKQFDSLGCGIYGKISVADLMVNV from the exons ATGTTGTCTTCACTATGCATGAGTCCCTTCTCCAGCAAAGGAGAAGAAGCACATTCACCACCAAGCACACGAACATCACACCATGAACTATGTCTCCATGATCATGCTCTTACTGCTCCATCACTGAGCCAATCCACATCTCCTTATATAAACCTCTTAGAAAACTTGAGCATCACAAAAAGGATGACTGCACATCGCTCACGTTCTGCACCGGCCGTACTATTCACCGACACTGGCATAGACTTTCATGAGCCCTCTGAACCTAGACCTATACAAAATTCATCAACCTTAATGGTAAGGGTATCTTTCATCTCTGTATTCTTGTATTTGGCAATTGGTGTTGCAGTGTACATGATAAATGGGAGTTTCAAGGGTACCACCACACTTAAGCTTATAGATGCTATTTACTTCACAGTAGTAACTCTAAGCACAATTGGATTTGGAGATATTGTTCCTGATGCAACATCTACCAAGATCTTTACCTGTGGTTTcattttggttggttttggaCTTACTGGTTTTCTCCTCAGCGGCTTGGTTGAATACATCTGTGATACTCAAGAAGCATTCACGTTGAGCATGATGGATGAGAATAGATATAAGAGAATTCTCTGGACTTACATAGTTGATGAAGAGAAAGGAAGAATGCGAATTCGGACAAAAGTTTCTTTAGCTTTGGTGGTTGTCATCGTCTGCATCGCAACAGGAGCAGTCACAGCTCACTTTCTAGAGGGTATGGATTGGATAGACAGTTTCTATCTCTCCATTACGTCTGTTACGACAGTTGGTTATGGCGATTATGCTTTCAAAACTGTAACTGGAAGATGCTTCGCGATTATCTGGCTTTTGGTAAGTACATTGGCAGTTGCTAGGGCCTTTCTGTACCTAACTGATTatagcatgcacaagaggaaacGTAAGGTAGCAAAATTGGTTCTTCATAAGAAGATAACTATGTCAGATTTAGTAGCTGCAGACCTTGATAATGATGGATCAATAAG CAAGTCCGAATTTCTTATCTACAAGCTCAAGGAAATGGGAAAAATAACTGAGATTGACATTCTGCAAATAAGCAAACAATTTGATTCCTTGGGTTGTGGCATCTATGGCAAGATTAGTGTTGCTGACCTTATGGTAAATGTCTAA
- the LOC112762586 gene encoding uncharacterized protein isoform X1, giving the protein MIAKCASPIPIAIAVPSSHSHRPSLRPINIIIKCSASSSTSSNINSSEHLRSQLDHLHAEANTTTTKANNARMRLLRLSEAAEKLQKQAAISIQRGDENGAREMLFQRKKVLQALEKSKSRIELLDELSTKLSEVKGMHYSTLRVSLENIPFEFQAISLKESQLIGSTMNMEDTIEDASSPIRIVAPSEEVQGDFSEDDSEPNTMNFSDIQGNQLDDEEAVNILGSLSNDSWNEDNTVSCLSVTSAYDEFLENIDKKLDEIEAELVTVLNVSTLVLDSEERPKNSRLQQTTELLESIRTIRQRIASINVSQRQN; this is encoded by the exons ATGATAGCGAAGTGTGCCTCACCCATTCCCATTGCCATTGCTGTTCCCAGCAGCCATAGCCACAGACCTTCACTGAGGcccatcaacatcatcatcaagtgctctgcttcttcttcaacttcaTCAAATATCAACAGTTCTGAACACCTTCGTTCTCAGCTCGATCATCTTCATGCTGAAGCGAACACCACCACTACCAAGG CAAATAATGCTAGAATGAGGCTCCTGCGGCTGTCAGAAGCTGCAGAGAAGCTCCAAAAACAAGCAGCTATAAGCATTCAGAGGGGAGATGAAAATGGTGCGAGGGAAATGCTTTTCCAGAGGAAGAAGGTGTTGCAAGCTCTGGAAAAGTCTAAAAGCCGTATCGAATTGCTTGATGAGCTATCCACAAAGCTAAGTGAGGTGAAGGGAATGCATTATAGTACTCTCAGAGTTTCATTGGAAAATATACCCTTTGAA TTTCAGGCAATATCTTTGAAAGAAAGTCAGCTCATTGGGTCCACAATGAACATGGAAGACACAATAGAAGATGCTTCAAGTCCCATTCGAATTGTTGCACCATCGGAGGAGGTTCAAGGAGATTTCTCCGAGGATGACTCAGAACCAAACACAATGAATTTCAGTGATATTCAAGGGAACCAACTAGATGATGAGGAGGCTGTGAATATTCTGGGATCACTTAGCAATGACAGTTGGAATGAAGACAATACTGTTAGCTGCTTGTCAGTTACATCTGCTTATGACGAATTCCTGGAAAATATAGATAAAAAGCTTGACGAAATTGAAGCTGAACTAGTTACTGTTTTGAATGTCTCAACGTTGGTTCTGGACAGTGAAGAGAGACCAAAAAATTCCAGGTTGCAACAAACAACAGAACTTCTCGAGAGCATCCGCACAATAAGACAGAG AATTGCAAGTATCAATGTATCACAGAGGCAAAACTGA
- the LOC112762586 gene encoding uncharacterized protein isoform X3: MIAKCASPIPIAIAVPSSHSHRPSLRPINIIIKCSASSSTSSNINSSEHLRSQLDHLHAEANTTTTKANNARMRLLRLSEAAEKLQKQAAISIQRGDENGAREMLFQRKKVLQALEKSKSRIELLDELSTKLSEAISLKESQLIGSTMNMEDTIEDASSPIRIVAPSEEVQGDFSEDDSEPNTMNFSDIQGNQLDDEEAVNILGSLSNDSWNEDNTVSCLSVTSAYDEFLENIDKKLDEIEAELVTVLNVSTLVLDSEERPKNSRLQQTTELLESIRTIRQRIASINVSQRQN, encoded by the exons ATGATAGCGAAGTGTGCCTCACCCATTCCCATTGCCATTGCTGTTCCCAGCAGCCATAGCCACAGACCTTCACTGAGGcccatcaacatcatcatcaagtgctctgcttcttcttcaacttcaTCAAATATCAACAGTTCTGAACACCTTCGTTCTCAGCTCGATCATCTTCATGCTGAAGCGAACACCACCACTACCAAGG CAAATAATGCTAGAATGAGGCTCCTGCGGCTGTCAGAAGCTGCAGAGAAGCTCCAAAAACAAGCAGCTATAAGCATTCAGAGGGGAGATGAAAATGGTGCGAGGGAAATGCTTTTCCAGAGGAAGAAGGTGTTGCAAGCTCTGGAAAAGTCTAAAAGCCGTATCGAATTGCTTGATGAGCTATCCACAAAGCTAAGTGAG GCAATATCTTTGAAAGAAAGTCAGCTCATTGGGTCCACAATGAACATGGAAGACACAATAGAAGATGCTTCAAGTCCCATTCGAATTGTTGCACCATCGGAGGAGGTTCAAGGAGATTTCTCCGAGGATGACTCAGAACCAAACACAATGAATTTCAGTGATATTCAAGGGAACCAACTAGATGATGAGGAGGCTGTGAATATTCTGGGATCACTTAGCAATGACAGTTGGAATGAAGACAATACTGTTAGCTGCTTGTCAGTTACATCTGCTTATGACGAATTCCTGGAAAATATAGATAAAAAGCTTGACGAAATTGAAGCTGAACTAGTTACTGTTTTGAATGTCTCAACGTTGGTTCTGGACAGTGAAGAGAGACCAAAAAATTCCAGGTTGCAACAAACAACAGAACTTCTCGAGAGCATCCGCACAATAAGACAGAG AATTGCAAGTATCAATGTATCACAGAGGCAAAACTGA
- the LOC112762407 gene encoding WRKY transcription factor 71-like produces the protein NVLKHFRNNNNKPKKKEKKPREPRFAFMTKSEIDHLEDGYRWRKYGQKAVKNSPYPRSYYRCTTQKCNVKKRVERSYQDPSIVITTYEGQHNHHCPATLRGSAASVFASSPSLFASTSLIRPTSFPQDFLSQLLPTYTTNNSSTHQPLINNNNHHQNPIFQLNLGHNPHYPPPPPPPQEHHHHLQFPHDYGLLQDLLPSFPGKQEP, from the exons AATGTTTTGAAACATTTTAGGAATAATAACAATAAgccaaagaagaaagagaaaaagccaagagAGCCACGCTTTGCATTCATGACCAAAAGTGAGATTGATCACCTTGAAGATGGATATAGATGGAGAAAATATGGACAGAAAGCAGTCAAAAATAGTCCATATccaag GAGTTATTATAGATGCACTACTCAGAAGTGCAATGTGAAGAAGAGAGTGGAGAGGTCATACCAAGATCCATCAATTGTGATCACAACATATGAAGGGCAGCACAACCACCACTGCCCGGCGACGCTCCGCGGCAGCGCCGCCAGCGTGTTTGCTTCTTCACCTTCCCTTTTTGCTTCCACATCCCTAATAAGGCCAACAAGTTTCCCCCAAGATTTCCTCTCTCAATTGCTTCCAACTTACACTACTAACAATAGTAGCACCCATCAAccactaataaataataataatcaccatCAAAACCCTATTTTCCAATTAAACCTTGGCCATaatcctcattatcctcctccTCCACCGCCACCACAagagcatcatcatcatcttcaattCCCTCATGACTATGGCTTGTTGCAAGACCTACTACCTTCATTCCCAGGCAAACAAGAACCTTAA